The following coding sequences are from one Helicoverpa zea isolate HzStark_Cry1AcR chromosome 4, ilHelZeax1.1, whole genome shotgun sequence window:
- the LOC124629605 gene encoding E3 ubiquitin-protein ligase Ufd4 isoform X3: MAEVDPETLLEWLLTGQGDERDMQLIALEQLCMLLLMSDNVDRCFESCPPRTFLPALCKIFLDECAPDNVLEVTARAITYYLDVSAECTRRIVAIEGAVKAICSRLLTVDPNNRTSKDLAEQCIKVLELVCTREAGAVWEGGGLPAVLHFITHHGTSVHKDTLHSAMAVVSRVCGKMEPGDARVGDAVSSLSALLRHNDARVADAALRCFASLADRFARAHADPAPLAEHGLIEELVRRLGSAESGDDKCSAPAVSTTVSLLSTLCRGSAQITHDLVRLELCSAVEAAVQADERWCLECMRLVDLLLVLLCEGRHAIQNGSTRNGSSTSGSSGSGGASGEGSSASGSGARGDKSHRQLIDCIRGKDTDALLAAVSSGAVDVNFTDDVGQTLLNWASAFGTREMVEFLCEKGADVNRGQRSSSLHYAACFGRPAIAKVLLRYGANADLRDEDGKTPLDKARERHDQGHREVAAILQCPGEWLVVGSHDSPSPTNDDDFPETGDKEMAAIYLERLVPVFCARYLGAGGAGVRRACLSLVRKMVHYAPARLLRALSRRRDPPAAALLTQLVAAVLDNAGELGARGRAPPRVLRSRYIRPPADDDDGHLIVLGIAEELMVKASDIYLEQFARLGVFSKVEGLAAAPAAFMSSDNDTSSTPGCSEDASCLSSGVGYSWAEWSLCRGRDALYVWSDAAALELSTGSNGWFRFLLDGKLATMYSSGSPEHQTDNTENRGEFIDKLQRARASVKNSVPQPILSKPGTSKLIIGNWALSCKKEKELQIHNTDGQQQTTILREDLPGFIFESNRGTKHSFTAETFLGPELASGWTDRRTVTPHNAVNASRSRLAAKAEALKAQVCERARALYSRHLANAATRQPRPPVARLRALLATMQRLATQPTDDWQRELNESLDQLTELLCGDELLSAYELQSSGLAPSLLQVLSPQANDAPGQAAARARLVRAWVSRRGGAAGGVLARRLVAVLESVERLPVLAPHGDAPPPAAGTLHHLTKRIRLRVERANDETTEDSTSNNGNNAGRNLKVEALTTVRQLERFLAKSVARQWYDMDRATFNFVQKIKAEAPITFTYEHDFDENGIIYFIGSNGGTCEWVNPGAHGLVSVWSSDGRQLPYGRAEDVLSRSPEPLNVHTNDDRRAFIALDLGLQVVPSAYTLRHARGYGRSALRNWLFQMSADGVTWSTLLSHSDEQTLQEPGSTATWRIRADAPYRYLRIQQNGKNASGQSHYLSLSGLEIYGKVVSVNEVGPRQCGGGGAAVGAGGGARARRWSRGARGVCAGARVLRGPDWKWRDQDGPHPALGTVTSDLHNGWVDVRWDHGGRNSYRMGAEGKFDLKVVSGGATGGDNKQGRKSHSTPSLPDATGADHQVSVASTEQASSADNISSEEMASNMSRPRTHATDLSAINNSTHHINTDLATIVESLTLGAESNNCMSDLGNTSFTNMEMGPTSITDITKPYPAKEPVPETNTQECEDNDAADGQYGDHKKDSQSGGSGAMSASEPDLTQQGAARLLESLGVGRGAGAGRGNNPQRAPRTNHSTSLFPSLVRLALSSNFPGGLLSAAQSYPSLVPNAQNALTLSLTSTSSESEQVSLEDFLESCRAPALLTELEDDDEGEDALDSDKENEPTYQEVVSRNLLSLMEEEALEAVRGNSGQGSRQRKPWDDDFVLKRQFSALIPAFDPRPGRTNLNQTVDLEIPLNESSDGEESSSTETGGTSAGAGAGGGRLPALRLVLSAGGASVALERPAWTLYRAVLALTARLPLLDTHRDLTYTLTYKEIEGMETFASSSDSEDDEPCDPERGIAGAEGAEGAMATCCVRVLRRLRSAAPSLPAEAFVSTKLTNKLHQQLQEPLTLAAAATPLWCQQLNDWCPFLFPLETRQMFFACTAFGTSRTIVWLQAQRDRALDRQRSGNTVSPRRAELEATEFRMGRLRHERVRIPRQPDLLRSAMQVMRVHAGRKSVLEVEFAGEEGTGLGPTLEFYALVAAELQRADLAMWLSDAPAAAPDDSAPHHLVLPDEKPPGYYVTRAGGLFPAPLPQDSPICDTVCKYFWFLGVFLAKVLQDGRLVDLPISEPFLRIMCGEELTNDCLEEIDPIRHRFLQSVVAAAEQYDSIMRDPTLDEDERSAQVAALTVEGATFEQLALTMTHVAAHADPAVAVQPLCDNGENIEVGGHNARAYAESSARWMVRGGVRRQTAAFRRGFGAVFPPRRLRAFCAAELRLLLCGERGPVWTRDHLLQYTEPKLGYTRDSPGFLRLVDVLVEMSLRERKAFLQFATGCSSLPPGGLANLHPRLTVVRKVDAGDGSYPSVNTCVHYLKLPEYSCKEVLRERLLAATNERGFHLN; this comes from the exons ATGGCGGAAGTGGATCCAGAAACATTATTAGAATGGCTGCTGACTGGGCAGGGTGATGAGCGTGACATGCAGCTCATTGCTCTTGAACAACTGTGCATGTTGCTGCTCATGTCTGACAATGTTGATAGATGCTTTGAAAG cTGTCCTCCAAGAACATTTCTTCCAGCATTGTGTAAAATATTCTTAGATGAATGTGCACCAGACAATGTGTTGGAAGTGACAGCCAGAGCTATTACTTACTATTTGGATGTGTCTG CTGAATGTACAAGACGGATAGTGGCTATTGAAGGAGCAGTGAAGGCCATTTGTAGCAGACTGCTCACAGTTGATCCTAACAATCGCACCAGCAAGGACCTTGCTGAGCAGTGCATTAAA GTATTGGAATTGGTGTGCACCAGAGAAGCAGGTGCCGTGTGGGAAGGTGGTGGCCTCCCTGCTGTTTTACATTTCATTACACATCATGGTACATCTGTGCACAAGGATACACTTCACTCAGCCATGGCAGTTGTTTCAAG GGTTTGTGGCAAAATGGAGCCGGGTGATGCACGCGTGGGCGATGCGGTGTCGTCACTGTCGGCGCTGCTGCGTCACAATGACGCCCGAGTGGCCGACGCTGCTCTGCGCTGCTTTGCCTCTCTAGCTGATCGGTTTGCTCGCGCGCATGCTGACCCAGCCCCTCTTGCTGAGCATG GTTTGATTGAGGAACTAGTTCGCCGATTGGGAAGTGCTGAAAGTGGTGATGATAAGTGTTCAGCTCCTGCAGTATCCACCACAGTCAGTCTGCTCTCCACACTATGCCGAGGTTCTGCACAGATCACACAT GACCTCGTCCGCCTGGAGTTGTGCTCAGCTGTGGAGGCAGCTGTGCAGGCCGATGAGCGCTGGTGTCTCGAATGTATGCGTCTCGTTGATCTGTTGCTTGTGCTCTTGTGTGAAGGACGGCACGCCATACAAAA TGGTTCAACTCGAAACGGGAGTTCGACATCTGGGTCGAGCGGCTCTGGCGGCGCGAGCGGCGAGGGCTCGTCGGCGAGCGGCAGCGGCGCCCGCGGCGACAAGTCGCACCGGCAGCTCATCGACTGCATCCGCGGCAAGGACACGGACGCGCTGCTCGCCGCCGTCTCCAGCGGCGCCGTCGACGTCAACTTCACTGACGACGTCGGACAAACATTGCTCAACTGGGCCTCGGCTTTCGGTACCAGGGAAATGGTCGAGTTCCTGTGTGAAAAAG GTGCTGATGTAAACCGTGGTCAACGTAGTTCATCTCTGCACTACGCGGCGTGCTTCGGTCGCCCCGCTATCGCCAAGGTGCTCCTTCGCTACGGGGCTAATGCGGATTTGCGAGATGAGGACGGCAAGACACCACTTGATAAGGCTCGCGAAAGACACGATCAAG GTCACAGGGAAGTGGCAGCTATTCTTCAGTGCCCTGGCGAGTGGTTGGTTGTCGGTAGTCACGACTCACCATCACCTaccaatgatgatgattttccTGAAACTGGAGACAAGGAAATGGCAGCAATTTACCTAGA ACGGCTGGTGCCGGTGTTCTGCGCGCGCTACctgggcgcgggcggcgcgggcgtgcGGCGCGCGTGCCTGTCGCTGGTGCGCAAGATGGTGCACTACGCGCCCGCCCGCCTGCTGCGCGCGCTGTCCCGCCGCCGCGacccgcccgccgccgcgctgctCACGCAGCTCGtcgccgccgtgctcgacaACGCC GGCGAGCTGGGCGCGAGAggccgcgcgccgccgcgaGTGCTGCGCAGCCGCTATATCCGCCCGCCTGCG GACGACGACGACGGTCACCTCATAGTGCTGGGTATCGCAGAAGAGCTCATGGTGAAGGCATCCGACATATACCTGGAGCAGTTCGCGCGTCTCGGCGTCTTCAGCAAGGTGGAGGGGCTGGCCGCTGCGCCGGCTGCTTTCATGTCTTCTGATAATGACACTTCTAGTACTCCGG GTTGCAGTGAAGACGCGTCGTGCCTGTCAAGCGGCGTGGGCTACTCGTGGGCGGAGTGGTCGCTGTGCCGCGGCCGCGACGCGCTCTACGTGTGGAGTGACGCGGCCGCGCTCGAGCTCAGCACCGGCAGTAATGGCTGGTTCCGCTTCCTGCTCGACGGCAAACTGGCCACTATGTACTCCAGCGGCAGCCCTGAACATCAGACTGATAATACTG AAAACCGTGGTGAATTTATCGACAAACTGCAAAGAGCTCGAGCCTCAGTAAAGAATTCGGTCCCACAACCGATTCTTTCGAAGCCAGGGACGTCTAAATTGATTATTGGTAACTGGGCTCTTTCCTGCAAAAA AGAAAAAGAATTACAAATCCACAACACAGATGGTCAGCAACAGACTACAATACTCAGAGAAGACTTGcctggttttatttttgaatcgaACAGGGGAACCAAACACTCATTTACTGCTGAAACCTTTTTAG GTCCCGAGTTGGCAAGCGGCTGGACAGACCGCAGGACTGTGACACCTCATAATGCAGTAAATGCAAGTCGATCACGATTGGCAGCTAAAGCAGAAGCATTGAAAGCACAG GTGTGCGAGCGAGCCCGCGCGCTGTACTCGCGGCACCTGGCCAACGCCGCCACGCGCCAGCCGCGCCCGCCCGTCGCCCGGCTGCGGGCCCTGCTCGCCACCATGCAGCGCCTCGCCACGCAGCCCACAG ACGACTGGCAGCGCGAGCTGAATGAGTCCCTCGATCAACTGACTGAGCTGTTGTGTGGAGACGAACTGCTCTCAGCGTACGAATTGCAGTCCAGTGGTCTAGCGCCTTCCTTGCTGCAAGTGCTTTCACCACAAGCGAACG ACGCGCCGGGTcaggcggcggcgcgcgcgcggctGGTGCGCGCGTGGGTgtcgcggcgcggcggcgcggcgggcggcgtgCTGGCGCGGCGCCTGGTGGCCGTGCTGGAGAGCGTGGAGCGCCTGCCCGTGCTGGCGCCGCACGGcgacgcgccgccgcccgcggcCGGCACGCTGCACCACCTCACCAAGCGCATCAG GTTGCGTGTCGAGCGTGCAAACGATGAAACTACCGAGGACTCAACGTCGAACAACGGCAACAACGCCGGCCGCAATCTGAAAGTAGAGGCGTTGACGACTGTACGACAGCTAGAGAGGTTCCTCGCCAAGTCGGTCGCCCGCCAGTGGTACGATATGGACCGCGCCACATTTAACTTCGTACAGAAGATCAAAGCCGAGGCGCCCATTACATTTACATACGAA caTGATTTCGACGAGAATGGAATCATTTACTTTATTGGCAGCAATGGAGGCACATGCGAATGGGTAAATCCCGGTGCCCACGGTCTGGTCAGTGTTTGGTCGTCTGACGGCAGACAGTTGCCGTACGGTCGCGCCGAGGATGTGCTCTCGAGGTCCCCGGAGCCTCTAAATGTACACACGAACGATGATAGACGAGCGTTCATAGCGTTAGATTTGGGTTTACAAGTAGTGCCTTCAGCGTACACTTTACGTCACGCTCGCGGCTATGGGCGTTCAGCGCTCAGAAATTGGCTATTTCAA ATGTCAGCTGACGGCGTGACATGGAGCACGCTGTTGTCGCACAGCGACGAACAAACGTTACAGGAGCCGGGCAGTACGGCCACGTGGCGGATCCGCGCCGACGCGCCGTATCGATACCTCAGGATACAGCAGAACGGAAAGAATGCCAGCGGACAGAGCCATTATCTGTCACTCTCCGGCCTTGAGATTTATGGCAAA GTGGTGAGCGTGAACGAGGTGGGTCCGCGTcagtgcggcggcggcggcgcggcggtggGGGCTGGGggcggggcgcgggcgcggcgctggTCGCGCGGGGCCCGCGGGGTCTGCGCGGGCGCGCGGGTGCTGCGCGGCCCCGACTGGAAGTGGCGCGACCAGGACGGCCCGCATCCCGCGCTCGGCACCGTCACCTCTGACCTGCACAATGGATGGGTCGATGTCAG GTGGGACCATGGAGGACGCAACTCCTACCGAATGGGTGCGGAGGGCAAATTCGACCTAAAGGTGGTGAGCGGTGGCGCCACCGGCGGCGATAACAAACAAGGCCGCAAGAGCCACTCCACTCCCAGCCTGCCTGATGCTACGGGCGCCGACCATCAG GTATCAGTAGCATCGACCGAGCAAGCGTCGTCGGCGGACAACATATCGAGCGAGGAGATGGCGAGCAACATGTCGCGGCCCCGCACCCACGCGACTGACCTCTCTGCTATCAACAATTCTACGCACCATATTAATACAG ATCTAGCAACAATTGTAGAATCGCTGACACTTGGAGCGGAGAGCAATAATTGCATGTCCGATTTGGGCAACACATCCTTCACAAATATGGAAATGGGCCCCACAAGTATTACCGACATCACCAAACCCTACCCAGCCAAAGAACCGGTACCAGAAACTAATACTCAAGAG TGTGAGGACAACGACGCTGCCGATGGTCAGTATGGTGACCACAAGAAAGACAGTCAGTCCGGTGGCTCAGGCGCAATGAGCGCTAGCGAACCAGATTTAACTCAACAG GGTGCCGCAAGGCTGTTGGAATCTCTAGGAGTGGGTCGCGGCGCGGGTGCCGGTCGCGGCAACAACCCACAGCGTGCTCCTCGGACTAACCACTCCACTAGCCTATTCCCAAG TTTGGTGCGCCTCGCTCTCTCAAGCAACTTCCCTGGAGGACTACTCTCAGCTGCTCAAAGCTACCCGTCGCTGGTTCCAAACGCACAAAATGCTCTGACCCTGTCTCTCACGTCCACGTCGAGTGAAAGTGAAcag GTGTCGTTAGAAGACTTCCTGGAGTCGTGTCGCGCTCCCGCCTTGCTGACGGAGCTGGAGGACGACGATGAAGGCGAAGACGCGCTCGATAGTGATAAGGAAAACGAACCCACATATCAAGAGGTA GTCTCACGGAATCTGCTGTCATTGATGGAAGAAGAAGCTTTGGAAGCGGTTCGAGGTAACAGTGGCCAGGGTAGCCGCCAGCGTAAACCATGGGACGATGATTTCGTTTTAAAACGACAGTTCTCAGCGCTCATACCGGCGTTCGACCCTCGACCTGGAAGAACTAATCTGAACCAAACTGTTG ATCTGGAAATCCCTCTGAACGAGTCATCGgacggtgaggagagcagcagcACGGAGACGGGCGGCACGAGCGCGGgtgcgggcgcgggcggcgggcggcTGCCGGCGCTGCGGCTGGTGCtgagcgcgggcggcgcgtcggTGGCGCTGGAGCGGCCGGCCTGGACGCTGTACCGCGCCGTACTGGCGCTGACTGCTCGGCTGCCGCTGCTCGACACGCACCGCGACCTCACATACAC ATTAACATACAAGGAAATTGAGGGCATGGAAACATTCGCCTCTTCCAGCGACAGCGAGGATGACGAACCGTGCGATCCGG AGCGCGGAATCGCGGGTGCAGAGGGTGCGGAAGGCGCGATGGCGACGTGCTGCGTGCGCGTGCTGCGGCGCCTGCGCAGTGCCGCGCCCTCGCTGCCGGCCGAGGCCTTCGTGTCTACCAAGCTTACTAACAAACTGCACCAGCAGCTGCAAGAACCTCTCACTCTTGCCGCCGCTGCCACGCCGCTGTG GTGCCAGCAGTTGAACGATTGGTGTCCGTTCCTGTTCCCTCTAGAGACACGCCAAATGTTCTTCGCGTGCACTGCCTTTGGAACGTCTCGCACTATCGTCTGGTTGCAGGCTCAGCGGGATCGCGCTCTCGATAGACAAAG ATCTGGTAACACGGTGTCTCCGCGCCGTGCTGAGCTCGAAGCGACAGAGTTCCGCATGGGTCGCCTGCGGCACGAGCGAGTGCGGATACCGCGCCAGCCGGACCTGCTGCGCTCTGCTATGCAG GTGATGCGCGTGCACGCGGGCCGCAAGTCGGTGCTGGAGGTGGAGTTCGCGGGCGAGGAGGGCACGGGGCTGGGCCCCACGCTGGAGTTCTACGCGCTCGTGGCGGCCGAGCTGCAGCGCGCCGACCTCGCCATGTGGCTCAGCgacgcgcccgccgccgcgcccgacgACTCCGCGCCGCACCACCTCGTGCTGCCCGACG AGAAACCGCCGGGATACTACGTGACCCGTGCAGGCGGTCTGTTCCCAGCGCCGCTCCCTCAAGACTCCCCCATCTGTGATACAGTTTGCAAATATTTCTGGTTCTTAGGAGTATTTTTAGctaag GTTCTGCAGGACGGGCGGCTCGTCGATTTACCGATCTCAGAGCCCTTCCTGCGTATTATGTGCGGCGAGGAATTGACCAATGACTGTTTAGAGGAGATTGATCCAATCAGGCATCG GTTCCTGCAGAGCGTGGTAGCGGCTGCAGAGCAGTACGACAGCATCATGCGCGACCCCACCCTGGACGAAGACGAGCGCAGTGCTCAAGTCGCCGCGCTCACCGTGGAGGGCGCCACCTTCGAGCAGCTCGCGCTCACCATGACGCACGTGGCGGCCCACGCCGACCCCGCCGTCGCCGTGCAGCCGCTCTGCGACAACGGCGAGAACATCGAG GTGGGAGGACACAACGCGCGCGCGTACGCGGAGAGCAGCGCGCGCTGGATGGTGCGCGGCGGCGTGCGGCGCCAGACCGCCGCCTTCCGCCGCGGCTTCGGCGCCGTGTtcccgccgcgccgcctgcgcgccttCTGCGCCGCCGAGCTGCGCCTGCTGCTGTGCGGCGAGCGCGGGCCCGTGTGGACGCGCGACCACCTGCTGCAGTACACCGAGCCCAAGCTCGGCTACACGCGCGACAG